A genomic segment from Chitinophaga niabensis encodes:
- a CDS encoding RNA polymerase sigma-70 factor: MQAYSLYTDSELVDFLKSGNTAAFDEIYQRHWNTLFKSAYYLLQDRAASMDIVQDVFVWLWENRDHVVLTTLKGYLVMAVRYKVANFIRHQKVRNTFITENIVPEVTQATEEWVLELKELKSVIASFTETLPSRCKEVFYLSRHEHLSNREIAGRLGISEKTVENQLTTALRKLRVRLGSMSLLL, from the coding sequence ATGCAGGCCTACTCTTTATATACGGACAGTGAACTGGTTGATTTCCTGAAATCAGGTAATACCGCCGCGTTTGACGAGATCTATCAGCGTCATTGGAATACCCTTTTCAAATCAGCTTATTATCTCCTGCAAGACAGGGCTGCCAGTATGGACATTGTACAGGATGTATTTGTATGGCTTTGGGAAAACCGGGACCATGTGGTGTTAACCACCCTGAAAGGCTACCTGGTGATGGCCGTGCGTTATAAGGTGGCCAACTTTATCCGGCATCAGAAAGTACGCAATACCTTTATTACAGAAAACATTGTGCCGGAAGTAACCCAGGCCACCGAAGAATGGGTACTGGAGCTGAAGGAGTTGAAATCTGTGATTGCCAGTTTTACGGAAACCCTGCCCTCCCGCTGCAAGGAGGTATTTTACCTGAGCCGCCACGAACATTTATCCAACCGGGAAATTGCCGGCCGGCTGGGCATTTCTGAAAAGACCGTAGAAAACCAACTGACCACAGCCCTTCGGAAATTAAGGGTACGGCTGGGTAGCATGTCCCTTCTCCTCTAA
- a CDS encoding SPFH domain-containing protein, with the protein MEKIIKPMSGYLAFVLSILVFFLGIYTIVLATGTPGLSWLSVILFILFIFIAKGIMIVNPNHSRVLTFFGEYVGSVKQNGLLWVNPLYRSQNISLRANNLNGQTLKVNDKMGNPIEIAAVIVWQVKDTYKAAFEVEGFHQYVQIQSEAAVRHLAVSCPYEHMEGAPDQLTLRDGGDKVNDMLEKELNERLSPAGIHVLEARISHLAYSPEIAGAMLQRQQATAIVAARSKIVEGAVGMVEMALEMLSQKQIVTLDEERKATMVSNLLVVLCGEKGAQPVLNTGSLYQ; encoded by the coding sequence ATGGAAAAGATCATTAAGCCGATGTCCGGCTACCTCGCGTTTGTATTATCTATTCTTGTTTTCTTCCTGGGCATTTACACGATCGTATTGGCTACCGGAACACCTGGTTTGTCCTGGCTGTCCGTCATACTTTTTATCCTGTTCATCTTTATTGCCAAAGGTATCATGATCGTTAACCCTAACCATTCCCGGGTACTTACCTTCTTCGGGGAGTATGTAGGTAGTGTTAAACAGAACGGTCTTTTATGGGTGAACCCGCTCTACCGCTCACAGAACATTTCCCTTCGTGCCAACAACCTGAACGGGCAGACATTGAAGGTGAACGATAAGATGGGTAACCCGATTGAGATAGCTGCGGTAATCGTTTGGCAGGTGAAGGATACTTACAAAGCTGCCTTTGAAGTAGAGGGTTTTCATCAATATGTACAGATCCAGAGTGAGGCTGCTGTTCGTCACCTTGCGGTAAGCTGCCCGTATGAACACATGGAAGGTGCTCCGGACCAATTGACCTTACGGGATGGTGGTGATAAAGTGAATGATATGCTGGAAAAGGAATTGAATGAAAGACTTTCCCCTGCCGGCATCCATGTATTGGAAGCACGTATCAGCCACCTCGCCTACTCTCCTGAAATTGCAGGTGCAATGTTACAACGCCAGCAGGCAACAGCCATCGTTGCTGCGAGGTCTAAGATCGTGGAAGGTGCTGTAGGCATGGTGGAAATGGCATTGGAGATGTTGTCTCAGAAGCAGATAGTTACCCTGGATGAAGAACGGAAGGCTACGATGGTGAGCAATTTATTAGTAGTATTGTGTGGTGAGAAAGGCGCTCAACCAGTTCTGAACACCGGATCTTTATATCAATAA
- a CDS encoding FecR family protein codes for MDKEALQQLLEKISDGTATDAEIALYNSYYIAAERAAIASGVELPDDEGIAVQMRENIQRRIAPKKRPFPVRYRYLAAAAVLAGAIVTGFLLFQPGATLYHTPSTVTVSSPEIPAGGDKAVLTLSNGKQVLLNDVNAGDIAKQAGLRIYKTASGEIVYEATGNGTDTGLNHIATPRGGQYRIVLQDGSKVWLNAASSLSYPASFPKEERKVTLSGEAYFEVAKDAGRPFKVITPSQRVDVLGTNFNVNAYPENATVHTTLLEGSVSITANASTQKTILKPGEQARLNNQTGSLLKSMVNAQDAIAWKNGYFVFNDTYLAEVLLQLSRWYDVQIDPATIPTIRYTGVIPRNEPLAKVLDMLEFTGDQQFYIENKTIKIKH; via the coding sequence ATGGACAAGGAAGCATTACAGCAATTATTGGAAAAAATAAGCGATGGCACCGCCACAGATGCGGAAATTGCTTTATACAACAGCTACTACATCGCTGCTGAGAGAGCGGCCATTGCCTCCGGTGTTGAATTACCGGACGATGAAGGTATTGCTGTGCAAATGCGCGAAAATATCCAACGCCGTATTGCTCCTAAAAAGAGACCATTTCCTGTAAGATACCGGTATCTCGCGGCAGCGGCTGTGCTTGCGGGAGCTATTGTAACCGGGTTCCTGTTATTTCAGCCGGGTGCTACTCTTTATCATACCCCATCTACAGTTACCGTTTCTTCGCCGGAAATACCTGCCGGCGGAGATAAGGCGGTACTTACTTTGTCCAATGGTAAACAGGTCCTGCTCAACGATGTGAATGCAGGCGATATTGCTAAACAGGCTGGTTTGCGGATCTATAAAACTGCCAGCGGGGAAATTGTATATGAAGCAACCGGGAATGGAACAGATACCGGGTTGAATCATATTGCTACACCACGTGGCGGGCAATACCGCATTGTGTTGCAGGATGGCAGTAAGGTTTGGCTGAATGCAGCATCTTCCTTAAGTTACCCGGCTTCCTTCCCGAAAGAAGAACGAAAGGTGACGCTTAGCGGAGAAGCTTATTTTGAAGTGGCCAAAGACGCCGGCAGGCCGTTTAAAGTGATCACGCCTTCTCAAAGGGTGGATGTATTGGGTACGAACTTCAATGTGAATGCCTATCCTGAAAATGCTACCGTACACACCACCCTGCTGGAAGGAAGTGTGAGCATTACGGCTAATGCTTCTACACAAAAAACGATCCTGAAACCGGGTGAGCAGGCCCGCCTGAACAATCAAACAGGCTCCCTGTTAAAGAGTATGGTGAATGCACAGGATGCCATCGCCTGGAAGAACGGTTATTTCGTTTTCAATGATACTTACCTGGCAGAGGTACTTTTACAGCTTTCGCGCTGGTACGATGTACAGATCGATCCTGCCACTATTCCAACTATCAGATATACCGGTGTTATACCAAGGAACGAGCCGCTGGCCAAAGTATTAGACATGCTGGAATTCACCGGCGATCAGCAGTTTTATATCGAGAACAAAACAATTAAAATAAAACACTAA
- a CDS encoding DNA-binding protein — protein sequence MAAKEKKSFVLRIDGAMYDALERWAADEFRSVNGQMEWIISKALRDAGREKKVKEKRDEKK from the coding sequence ATGGCTGCGAAGGAAAAAAAATCTTTTGTATTAAGAATTGACGGTGCAATGTACGATGCGCTGGAACGCTGGGCTGCGGATGAGTTCAGAAGCGTGAACGGACAGATGGAATGGATCATTTCCAAAGCGCTGAGAGATGCAGGAAGGGAGAAAAAAGTGAAGGAAAAGCGGGATGAAAAAAAGTAA